One Edaphobacter flagellatus genomic region harbors:
- a CDS encoding energy transducer TonB — protein MLLFFSALGLCLPAHAQTTEGELKARLLGKPLYLRGFWREDKLHFDASGQLMGKPKLLSFTLCGVDVSKVQLKNNQLILEARRIGLEFVSNSNSPKRVVLLVNDKDEETMRIVVDQPQDGDFGHALDAIFVEDLTKLVPLLPTYWQRYAHEKLLPDPAPASPDLPAKKVHGVMKAPVVVKGSEPVFSPAARNLHYTGKVLISLHVDENGKPSHLVVAKPAGLGLDEQALYAVQQYLFKPATEDGKPIVVELNIEINFQLY, from the coding sequence TTGCTGCTATTTTTCTCTGCACTAGGTCTCTGCCTGCCTGCTCACGCACAAACAACGGAGGGTGAGCTGAAAGCACGGCTCCTGGGCAAACCGCTCTATCTGCGCGGGTTCTGGAGAGAAGACAAACTGCATTTTGACGCCAGTGGACAGTTGATGGGAAAGCCAAAACTGCTCTCGTTCACCCTATGCGGTGTCGACGTGAGTAAGGTTCAGCTCAAAAATAATCAGCTGATCCTTGAAGCTCGGCGCATAGGTCTGGAGTTCGTTAGTAATTCCAATTCTCCAAAACGTGTCGTTCTGCTAGTCAATGATAAGGACGAGGAGACGATGCGAATCGTTGTGGATCAACCGCAGGATGGAGATTTCGGTCATGCTCTGGATGCGATCTTTGTGGAGGATTTGACGAAGCTGGTTCCGCTGCTTCCCACCTATTGGCAGCGCTATGCTCACGAAAAACTTCTTCCCGATCCGGCTCCGGCTTCACCAGATTTACCAGCAAAGAAAGTTCATGGTGTTATGAAGGCTCCAGTAGTTGTCAAAGGCTCGGAGCCCGTGTTCAGTCCTGCAGCGCGGAATCTGCACTATACCGGCAAAGTGTTGATCAGTCTCCATGTGGATGAGAACGGCAAACCAAGTCATCTTGTCGTGGCCAAGCCTGCTGGGCTTGGTTTAGACGAACAAGCGCTGTACGCCGTACAGCAATATCTTTTCAAACCGGCTACCGAAGACGGTAAGCCTATCGTCGTAGAGCTGAATATCGAGATCAACTTTCAGCTCTACTGA
- the ppc gene encoding phosphoenolpyruvate carboxylase, with protein sequence MPSLWTPTNWPQRLAELLAPTGELKEAPLRRDVRSLGMLLGEVLREQSGPELYEAVEQLRRTAIARREADASGDAAAAASNMQQALLAVHGHADDLTRAYRLGRAFSFYFELINLAETNHRKRRRRSAQLNDAPPPRGDLRGTLRRLREAGFDRQQALAFLSLVAITPVFTAHPTEVARRSVMFKRRRISDLLEQLDRIAVPEADLEALEREVVAEITALWQTDDVRSARPTVRDEIRMALDYYEASLFDTLPVLYSEVAAALEAEYDGERASIAELPQVVHFGSWIGGDRDGNPFVTAETTEDALAMAHSLLIAHYRRRLQNVFEQLGSSTQQVPVSKELQALLDRYLTQLRTAGQTMLEERFHFEYLRLLIACIMMRLGATPQSSVPLPPNPALAPYTRAADLLADLSILRSSLMQNHGERLAEMLIDPLLLEVRTYGLHLQTLDIRQHARVHAAAVMEIAGCTEKNADNALRLPAALSAQTAEVLDTFRAIAHLKKTYPPEAIRQYVISGATSAEDVLNVLWLARLGGVKVEADGEDPGLQPVPLFESIEDLENAPDIMRRLWSSEAYQPLLKSWGHRQEIMLGYSDSNKDGGMITSTWQIWKAHRELHRVAAECGVTLRLFHGRGGTVGRGGGPTHRAIFAQPVDSFSGELRLTEQGEVLNWKYSDVILAERNLELMIAASLDALARPDAVLQKAAAEGKKDHCAPHLTGEITPTWEAAMERISATSYDFYRKHIIDSPDTFTYFEQATPVAELENARIGSRPTKRTGKKTMADLRAIPWVFGWMQSRQLVPAWFGVGHALDEFARENPDGLQQLQQMAKDFPLFVDIIRNVEMALAKSDFGIAKLYASLVEDEALRERVFTTLKQEFDLTQKMLLAVTGQSRLLQTNPVLERSIRLRNPYVDPMSLIQVELIRRKRAAAAKGETESAELNRAISATINGISAGLRNTG encoded by the coding sequence ATGCCGTCACTCTGGACTCCCACCAACTGGCCTCAGCGCCTTGCCGAACTGCTTGCCCCCACGGGCGAGCTGAAAGAAGCTCCACTGCGCCGCGATGTGCGCTCGCTAGGCATGCTGCTGGGCGAGGTGCTGCGCGAGCAGTCCGGCCCGGAGCTGTACGAGGCCGTCGAACAGCTTCGCCGTACCGCCATCGCGCGGCGCGAGGCCGACGCCTCGGGCGATGCAGCCGCTGCCGCTTCCAACATGCAGCAGGCGCTGCTCGCCGTGCACGGACACGCCGATGACCTTACGCGCGCCTATCGCCTGGGCCGTGCCTTCAGCTTCTACTTTGAGCTGATCAATCTTGCCGAAACCAACCATCGCAAGCGCCGCCGCCGTTCCGCGCAGCTGAACGACGCTCCGCCGCCGCGTGGCGACCTGCGCGGCACACTGCGCCGTTTGCGCGAGGCGGGATTCGACCGCCAGCAGGCGCTCGCGTTCCTTTCGCTCGTAGCCATCACGCCAGTCTTTACCGCGCACCCCACCGAGGTGGCGCGGCGCTCCGTGATGTTCAAGCGCCGTCGCATCTCCGACCTACTCGAACAGCTCGATCGCATCGCCGTGCCTGAGGCCGATCTGGAAGCGCTGGAGCGCGAGGTCGTCGCTGAGATTACCGCACTGTGGCAGACCGATGATGTTCGCAGTGCGCGTCCCACCGTGCGCGACGAGATCCGCATGGCGCTCGACTACTATGAGGCTTCGCTCTTCGACACGCTGCCTGTTCTGTACTCAGAAGTAGCCGCTGCGCTCGAAGCCGAATACGACGGCGAACGCGCCTCGATCGCTGAGCTGCCACAGGTTGTCCACTTTGGCTCCTGGATTGGCGGCGACCGCGACGGCAACCCCTTCGTCACCGCCGAAACGACCGAGGACGCACTGGCGATGGCGCATAGCCTGCTCATCGCCCACTATCGCCGCCGCCTGCAGAACGTCTTCGAGCAGCTTGGCAGCTCGACGCAGCAGGTTCCCGTGTCGAAAGAGCTGCAGGCACTGCTCGACCGCTACCTCACGCAGCTTCGCACCGCCGGGCAGACCATGCTCGAAGAGCGCTTCCACTTCGAATACCTGCGCCTGCTGATCGCCTGCATCATGATGCGCCTCGGCGCCACGCCGCAAAGCTCTGTACCTCTGCCGCCTAATCCTGCGCTTGCACCCTACACGCGTGCGGCCGATCTGCTCGCCGACCTCAGCATCCTCCGCTCCAGCCTGATGCAAAACCACGGCGAGCGGCTCGCCGAGATGTTGATCGACCCGCTGCTTCTCGAAGTGCGCACCTACGGCCTGCACCTGCAGACGCTCGACATCCGCCAGCATGCCCGCGTCCACGCTGCCGCCGTGATGGAGATTGCCGGTTGCACGGAGAAGAACGCCGATAACGCACTTCGTCTCCCAGCCGCACTCTCTGCACAGACGGCCGAGGTGCTCGACACCTTCCGCGCCATCGCGCATCTTAAGAAAACCTATCCGCCTGAAGCGATTCGGCAATACGTCATCAGCGGAGCCACCAGCGCCGAAGACGTGCTGAACGTGCTCTGGCTGGCGCGCCTGGGCGGTGTGAAGGTTGAAGCCGATGGTGAAGACCCGGGCCTGCAACCCGTACCGCTCTTCGAATCTATCGAAGACCTCGAAAATGCGCCGGACATCATGCGACGCCTGTGGTCGAGCGAGGCGTATCAGCCTCTACTCAAATCCTGGGGCCACCGGCAGGAGATCATGCTCGGCTACTCCGACTCCAACAAAGACGGCGGCATGATCACCAGCACCTGGCAGATTTGGAAGGCGCACCGCGAGTTGCATCGTGTCGCGGCCGAGTGTGGCGTAACACTCCGCCTCTTCCACGGACGCGGCGGAACCGTAGGCCGCGGCGGTGGTCCGACGCACCGCGCCATCTTCGCGCAGCCGGTCGACAGCTTCTCCGGCGAGCTTCGCCTCACCGAGCAGGGTGAGGTGCTCAACTGGAAGTACTCCGACGTCATCCTCGCCGAGCGCAACCTGGAACTGATGATCGCCGCCTCGCTCGACGCCCTCGCGCGCCCCGATGCCGTACTGCAGAAGGCTGCGGCCGAAGGCAAGAAGGATCATTGCGCGCCTCACCTCACCGGTGAGATCACGCCCACGTGGGAGGCAGCCATGGAGCGCATCTCCGCCACCTCCTACGACTTCTACCGCAAGCACATCATCGACAGCCCCGACACCTTCACCTACTTTGAGCAGGCCACGCCTGTTGCCGAGCTGGAGAACGCACGCATCGGCTCGCGTCCAACCAAGCGCACCGGCAAAAAGACGATGGCCGACCTGCGCGCCATCCCGTGGGTCTTCGGCTGGATGCAGTCGCGCCAATTGGTGCCGGCATGGTTCGGCGTCGGCCACGCGCTCGACGAGTTCGCGCGCGAAAACCCCGACGGCCTCCAACAACTGCAGCAAATGGCAAAGGATTTCCCGCTCTTCGTCGACATCATCCGCAACGTCGAGATGGCGCTGGCCAAATCCGACTTCGGCATCGCAAAGCTCTACGCCTCGCTGGTCGAGGACGAGGCCCTGCGCGAGCGTGTCTTCACCACGCTCAAGCAGGAGTTCGACCTCACGCAGAAGATGCTGCTCGCCGTCACCGGCCAGTCACGCCTGCTGCAAACCAATCCTGTCCTCGAGCGCTCGATCCGCCTGCGCAACCCGTATGTTGACCCCATGAGCCTGATCCAGGTCGAGCTGATCCGCCGCAAGCGCGCCGCCGCAGCTAAAGGTGAGACGGAGTCCGCTGAGCTGAACCGCGCCATCTCAGCAACCATCAACGGCATCAGCGCCGGGCTGCGGAATACAGGCTGA
- a CDS encoding DUF2306 domain-containing protein → MNTADETRPSGWTRTVFYLLCVIAAAAALRRIVALLLINASSRAGQYADLDRTFADHRALTLAHIVPALIFVILLPFWFSARVRAKEEMHRRITQVLFALGFIVGLTAIPMSAHPVGGVTELSAIIVFDGIFLFSFARAFMLFVRRQPRYREWMMRAIAVLLGIATTRPVMGVFFATARLTHLEPRQFFGVAFWIGFTVTYLAGEWYLRRHPTNTVLQ, encoded by the coding sequence GCGCACAGTCTTCTACCTTCTCTGCGTGATCGCGGCAGCGGCGGCGTTGCGGCGGATTGTTGCGTTGCTGCTGATTAACGCCTCATCGCGTGCGGGGCAGTATGCGGATCTGGATCGTACCTTTGCCGATCATCGGGCGCTGACGCTGGCGCATATCGTGCCGGCACTAATCTTTGTGATTTTGCTGCCGTTCTGGTTTTCGGCGCGCGTTCGAGCGAAGGAAGAGATGCATCGGCGCATTACGCAGGTTCTCTTTGCGCTTGGCTTCATTGTCGGGCTGACTGCGATTCCGATGTCGGCGCATCCGGTTGGAGGCGTGACGGAGCTTTCGGCCATCATCGTCTTCGACGGCATCTTTCTGTTCTCGTTTGCGCGGGCGTTTATGCTCTTCGTGCGCCGCCAGCCGCGCTACCGCGAATGGATGATGCGCGCAATCGCCGTCCTGCTCGGCATTGCAACGACGCGTCCGGTGATGGGAGTGTTCTTTGCTACGGCTCGGCTGACGCATCTTGAGCCACGGCAGTTTTTCGGCGTCGCCTTCTGGATTGGCTTTACTGTGACATATCTTGCAGGGGAGTGGTATCTGCGGAGGCATCCGACGAATACAGTTCTTCAGTAG